In Amphiprion ocellaris isolate individual 3 ecotype Okinawa chromosome 2, ASM2253959v1, whole genome shotgun sequence, the genomic stretch AAAGTCTAAAGACTCAATGTACACAGTGTGATGTCTCAACTGGTGTCACAtaaaaaagctaattttactgtttatgaATTCTCCTACTTTTTACATAGCAGCGTTGCCCGCATAAGCAAATAATAAGAGTGAGTGACTAAAAACATATTATTTGGCCTTAGAGATATGACACCCCAGTGTGAGAAATGGTCTCATGACGGTCACCACTGTAAACAATGTGTCTGTGCCACTGCTGGGCTTAGCTCAACACTGGAGATCATGTTTACCTCATTGATATGTCTCCAGTGTTAAGAGTAAGACTGTACCCTGTACGGAGCTGTACCAGCCTTTATAATTCTCTGTGTGTTCCAGCTTATGGGTGTGGAACACCTACCTACGCACCCTCGGTGAGCCGTGTGGTGAACGGGGAAGATGCCCGACCTTACAGCTGGCCCTGGCAGGTGAGACGACAATACAACACCATCATAAGGATTTACCAACTGCTGCATGTAATGATGTATCTTATGTCTTTATTACCTGTAAAATAAGATCATATAcatattgtttttcattttgctcaCTTAACAGGTGCAATAAAATAACATCACAAAGGGGACAGTCAGTGCAAGAGTCTGACATTAAACAACATATCTTTGTAACATTTTCTCACCTAAATTTCCAGAAACCTTTATAGCTTTATATATGACTACCTGATGCACTTAAAACCACCATTCTGGTATTGTTGGACCTCAGTGCTGCATTTGACACAGTTGATCACATCATACTGCTCGACAGACTGGAAAAGTGTGTGGGACTTACTGGCACTATACTCAATTGGTTCAGGTCTTACTTACAAGATAGGGACGACTTTGTCTCGGTATTTGTAAGTCAGAGCAAACAAAGATCACATGCAGGGTTCCTTAGGAGTCCATTCTTGGGCCTCTTCTATTCAAAATCTACATGTTGCCCCTTGCTCAGACAATAGAATATCACAACATCTCTTACCACACTTATGCGGATGACAGACaactttatatttcagtgtcATCACATGACTTCAGTCCTTTGCTTGCTCTCAGTAAGTGTATCCATCAAATCAATGAGCGGATGTGTCAAAGTTTTCTCCAGCTCAATGCAGACAAAATTGACAtgattgtatttggccccaaaaaTGAAAGGTCAAGggcgcccatatagctcaacgggttggGCGGGCGGCCCATGtgcaggggctggtccccggtgcagctggcccgggttcgtttcccgctcgcggccctttgctgcatgtcttcccccgactcttcttccctgtttcctgtctctctctcactgcgcctatctaataaaaaaagctgacaaaaagcccaaaaaaataactttaaaaaaaaaaaaaaaaaaaaaaaaaggtcatctAGCAGTGCTTTGACCCCATGTCACTAACAGTTACAAATCAAGCCAGAAACCTCGGTGCCATTATTGACTCAGACCTGAATTTTAACAACCACTTGAAAGCTGTTACTAAATCTGCCTATTACTGCTGAAAAACATTGCTAGAATCAAGGCTTTCCTGTCTAGAGAAGACACAGAAACTTGTTCACGCGTTTATTTTCAGTAGGTTAGATTATTGTAATGGCGTCTTTATAGGTCAAGACATCTATCAAACAGCTGTACCTGATCCAGAACGCTACTGCCAGAGTCCTAACCATATTACACCGGTCCTCAAATCCTACACTGACTTCCTGTTAGTCAAATGATAGAGTTAAAATCTGAATCCTggtctacaaagcactgaatgatcTTGGATCAAAATACATCCTCGACTTATTATCcccatatgaagcatccagagccctcaggtcatcaaggacaggtttactgtgtgttcccagaaccagaaccaaaaccAGTGATGCAGCATTCAGCTatgatgctcctcacctgtggaacaaacttcctgaacacctgaggtctgctcaaactgttgGCTATTTAAAATCAGGCCTGAAAGCCttattgtttactgcagctttttcTTAGATGCTCAGTCTGTTTTCGTGACTcttaatgcacttttattgcttaagtatgttttatttctatgattttaatttatgattttaatgtctaactttaaatcatctttataatTCATTGTAAAGTTGTGtggaatgtatttctttgccattatAAAACAGATCGAATTACCTTGTGTATGGACTGAGctatatacaaataaacttgccttgccttatATGCAAACCATCATAACCAACCTTGTAGTTTATATTAAGCTCATTTAtcataaaattgtattttttttttttcaagattatTATTTTCAACCCAAGTTCACataaaaaatgtcttgttttgtttgaggAACTGCTATGGAAAGTTTACCATcacataaatctgtaaaatgaacaACTATTTAAATCTGAGAAGctggtaaataaaattcaatttaaaacactcattttttttcaaacgtATCTAGATGTGATTAATTGTCAGATCACTGTGTACTAGCTGGAGGAACTGTCATGCACTCTGGGTATCAGCAGTTGTTGTTGCAGTTGTCGACAGTATGTGATATACGATTCTGTGTTCTTACAGATTTCGCTGCAGTATCTCAGTGGTTCCACATATCGACACACTTGTGGAGGTACTCTGCTCGCTCCTGACTGGGTCCTGACTGCTGGACACTGCATTGGGTGACTCACCGTCTCCTTGTTTGTGTGATGGCATTGTGCACAATGACTTTGTAAACTGAAGTGTATTTCTGCGTCAGATCTCGTACCTACCGTGTGGTGCTAGGAGAGTATGACCTTACTGTGGCAGAGAACTATGAGCAGTACAGAGCTGTGGAGAAGATCATTGTTCACCCTGGCTGGGATGCTAGCTGCTTGTCTTGTGGGTAAGATTGAAAATTTGAATGATAAGTCGTTAAAACAAACTTTTGgagcttgtttttaaatgtgtacattacaaaagagcaaaaagtaGACACAATGTGCAACAAACAAACTTAAAATGCattctttaaattttttgagGTTACTTTAGTTTGCCTTTCTCTCTGAGAcataatttgtgtgttttgggaaAAGTTTTCATGCAGTCTTTCCCTGTCTTGTATCTAATGATTGTCTCCAATCTCAGTAATGACCTCGCCTTGCTCAAACTGACCGTACCTGCCACGCTGAATGACAAAGTGCAGCCCGCTTGTACGCCTCGAAGCGAGGAGACCCTTTCTCACAATTACCCCTGCTACGTTACTGGCTGGGGAAGACTCTATAGTAAGTGCAACGTAACAGCGCACTGACTCTGATTTAATATCAGCTACATGATAACTTTGatcaaaactgaactgaagtaCAACGAACGATTAAAACAATGGAGCCCAGCAGGAATGAGCCTCAACATATGCTATAATGGTAAAATAGCTGGATGTGCAAGActgtatacactaccgttcaaaagtttgggctcacttagaaatgttcatatttttgaaagaaaagcatttttttcccgtgaagttaacattaaatgaatcagaaatccagtctagacattgttaatgtggtaaatgactattctagctggaaactgatgatttttaatggcatATCTACactaattggtgattagaaaacccttgtgcaattgtgatagcacatgaatataagtgtgagttttcatggaaaacatgaaattgcctgggtgaccccaaacttttggacagtAGTGCATGTTTTCTAAGTTCTTAGATCTTGTGTTGAATATTAAGTCACTAATCATAATGCACTGTGAAACGTTTAAGGCGTAGTATGCATTTTGTGAATTATTCTTTTTGGGGTTGAGAGTGGATTGGAATGTCATGTTTGCAAGGTAAACATGCAGCAAATAGCAGTTGGTTAGCCTATAGCTTAGCATAAGACAGCCTAATAGCATGTAAACAGTTTTCTGtccaaatgtaaatatattccACCCACACCTCTAAATATACATCCAAAGGATTGTGAAATGTGTGGGATTAACTGCGAGGGCTTGCATAATTAAttgaattatataaaaaaaaaaaaactaaaagctgCCATAATTGCCAACTTATTGCTCAAATATATAAAACTCAAAAAGATGAGAGATTGTTACACTACAGCAAAGGAGCTAACCACTCACTGTCAGAACAGAGTGAGATATAACCAGTATAAACCTTCGGTATTTGTAAAGAAAATACCACACAGATAAGATCTGCAGCCAACGTTTGCCCACATCCAACCTTCTAACCAAAGGtcttaatattatattataaaaaaaatagcaattaaaacacaaacataattatttaaatagaGCAATctaactttaaaaatgtatgtaatatagttacactaccgctcaaaaaTTTGGGgcgcacaagagttttctaatcatcaattagcctttcaacaccattagctaacacaatgtagcattagaacacaggagtgatggttgctggaaatgttcctctgtaccccaatgtagatattccattagaaaccagctgtttcctgctaaaatagtcatttaccacattaacaatgtctagactgtatttctggttcatttaatgttgtcttcattgaaataaaaagcttttctttgaaatataaggacatttctcagtgaccccaaacttttgaacggtagtgtacatttaaataatcaaaaagtGTCCTAATATTAATAGAGAAGAACAGTTCATTGCATTCTTCTGATATCCCTCTTTGACCTCCATGTTCCTGTGCAGCTGGAGGCCCCATCGCCTCTAAGCTCCAGCAGGCTCTGCTCCCTGTGGTCGCCCACAGTGTCTGCAGCACCAGTGACTGGTGGGGCGGCTACGTGAGGACCACTATGATCTGTGCTGGTGGTGACATCCGCTCTGGCTGTAATGTACGCCTCATTCCTTTATTAACAGTAATCATAATCCATGAAGAAAAGCAACAGCACTCACATTTACTCCGGTACAGTACTGAAGTGCAGTTTTGATGCACTCTTCTGCTACTTAATACTTTTATTCTCCACATGACAGAGAAGGCCAAAAAGATAACAGAAAATAGTGTGAAAACTGAGGACACATTTGTGAATCTGaaccttttctctttttccctcttCTATTAATCATCTCAACCGCTGAACTAAATCAGTAAACTTCATATAAAGTAGTCAAACTATTTCCACATTGAGCAGATACTGCAatgaaatgtcattttcatATCGATGCATTAGAATTAATAAAGTAAGAAAACTACATTTCTCAGTCACAAAAGCCAttttacttttgatattttatgtagataaaaaaaatctttatatttGTTCTTTTCATTTAAAGATGAATTCCAGTTTTTGTCAGCCAAGCATATATCCCCTTAATGTGTTGTGTTTCAATGGGTCATGCTAACTTTATACTCGTCACCTCCGTTGTAGAGATTTGGGGAAACAAAAGACAGCATGTAtcagagaaaaatgtttttaaaatcattgtAAAAGTTTCCTGTCAAGTCTTACTAAATCTCTGCAACACTAACtttaaataaaagtaacttATATAGAATTGACAGAACTTTCAACACATCAGAGTTCTGCATTCGATATCCTGACCTCAATAACTCCTCCACCACAGACAGTAACATCTACAGTGTGTTGCCTTCACTTGCCCTCTGCCCCTTTGTCTCTTCAGGGTGATTCAGGTGGACCTCTGAACTGCAGGGGTGCGGATGGCATATGGTACAATCATGGGGTGACCAGCTTCGTGTCGTCCGCAGGATGTAACACTCTCATGAAGCCCACCGTGTTCACGCGCACGGCTTCCTTCACCCAGTGGATCAGTGATGTGAGTTTCCACTCAGAGAAAAGTCACAGCTACACATGAACCGCAGATGGGTGACTGTTTTCTGTAAAGAAAAGTATCTTAAGGTGTTTAGACTGAAACAGACTGTGAGAGATTCCTCACATCTCTCTCTAAAGGGATGATCACCATTGTTCAGAAACATAATCTCTCATATGGGATTTTGCTGATCGTGGCGGTGAGCTCTGTGGAGTGCCACTGAAGGGAGATTAAACTAAAGAAACCTTCATTTTTACTTCTTGTTACAAACTTCAAAATTAAAGCAATTTGTCAtgtgtcaaaatgttttcagaagtCCTCCAGACATGACTCAAGTTAGTGAAGAGCAAGACAGctcaaaacatccatccatcatctgtacaTCGTTTTATCCTCGTTATGGGTTGCAgaagggctggagtctatctcagctgatttagggtgaaggcaggggacaccctggacaggtcaccagtctatcacagggctacacatagagacaaacaatcacactcacattcacacctacagacaattaacctcagcatgtttttggactgtgagaacctggagaaaacctggagaaaacccacgtatgaacagggagaacatgcaaactccacacagaaagatcccaggcccaggccaggacacaaacctgggatcttctagctgcaacaGTGCTAAACACCAAGCCTATGTGCAGAAGTTACACTAAAAGAAAGAGACATACAGTATTTCTTGTCTATATAGTGTTTTCTAAGTGACTACGGTTTGTTGAGGTTGACCTCTGTGAGTCTCAATTCTCTCTATGTggcacaaaaatgcaaacagattTGTCAGAGCAACGGCAGAACTTGCACACATAACAAATCCAAAACCTTTTCATTTACAGTGCAGTCCGTCAGAAGGACAGAGCAGTGTTCTCATGTGGCCAGCAGAGGGAGTCTGTTTACTGTGTTGACTGAATTCACAGGTTTAACAGTATTTCcatcttttgtatttttcagacTATGCTGCAGTACTGAAGACCTGGAGCTTTTGATCATCAATAAAGGACTTAATAAACATCTCAGAATATCTCAGGTGTCTCTGACTTTTtttgtagtgcaaaaaaatgGCCTAATCTGTACAATACAAATGTGACGTTACCAATCAAAATTTTATGAAATTATATATTTGTGTCTTTATTACTGTAGGGTTTTAATGGTGGTAAACCTCTAAAAACTGGATGAACCAAACGGCATCAAAGGGCAAAGCATGATGAAACGGTAAGAGCAGCCGACCAGCAAGGAATTTTGTTCCAGAGCTCCAGTTTTTACTAGTTTTCACATACAAAATACACAGCTCACCAAACAAACCAAGaggacaaaaaagtcacaaaggtGCAGTGGATGGTGGCAGattcagcagcagagcagagtgaGAGCCTCAGCCTGACCTCCTCCTTCTCACACACTACACTGATTGCTCACCTGATCTTTATATAGTCTCCTTGAAACAACAGTGACGTGCCCACACTtctatttaaaaacacacattcatccatcatccatccatccatccatcatccatgcatctatacaccgcttaatcttcattagggtctcGGGgttggggctggagtctatcccagctgacttaggtcaaaggcaggggacaccctggacaggtcaccagtctatcacagggctacatatagacaaacaatcacactgacACCTAAGCACAATTTAGATTTTCCAATAAACCTcggcatatttttggactgtgggaggaagccggagtaccttcTAGCTGccaggcgacagtgctaaccaccccGCCACTGGGCAGCCCCAACACACATTCATATAATTTAAATTCATCTATGcttaaaatacacaatgcaagTGACTACAATCTGAtagaaatcaaagaaaacacataataaaCTCAAGAACTACTAAACAAAGATCAAACTCAGCACAAAATCCCCATGTaactcctcccctctctcctctctgatcTTTCAATTCAGCCTAATCAGGTAAGTGACAACTGCTGGCATCCTGTGGCTGCATCCTCACATCTGCACTCCATGAAAACACAATCCTTGAAGTGAATCTCAAAGAGAGAGAGCAGTTAACGCAGATTTTTTCCCCActataaagcaaaaataataaataaacttatTGTATCAGTCTGTTGTCCAACAGTCAATATGCATGTGTACTTTCACTGTAGTGAAGGGGATGCTTTCCAGCTCCCTCACAATTACCACACAGACTTCTGTAATTCCCAAAATGTGAGTGCAGAGCAGTTGTCTCGACTACTGCATAATATAGTCACACAGACCTAACCTACAAAATACAGCTGCTCATCTTTGAACAGGACAAAGAAAGTTTTTGATctcaatattttaatgtttgtttataAGGTTGTAAAGGGTTGGTGCAATCTTGTTTAGCA encodes the following:
- the LOC111581053 gene encoding proproteinase E-like, translated to MMKVALVLLFAAHAYGCGTPTYAPSVSRVVNGEDARPYSWPWQISLQYLSGSTYRHTCGGTLLAPDWVLTAGHCIGSRTYRVVLGEYDLTVAENYEQYRAVEKIIVHPGWDASCLSCGNDLALLKLTVPATLNDKVQPACTPRSEETLSHNYPCYVTGWGRLYTGGPIASKLQQALLPVVAHSVCSTSDWWGGYVRTTMICAGGDIRSGCNGDSGGPLNCRGADGIWYNHGVTSFVSSAGCNTLMKPTVFTRTASFTQWISDTMLQY